The sequence below is a genomic window from Dyadobacter chenwenxiniae.
CGGACGTTGATTTACCAGCTCTTGTAGGTAATAATTAAGTTCATCGATCACTTGATAACCCAGAGAACATCTTATCCTTGTGCCATCTTTTTTAATAACCAACAGACCCGCGTCGCGGAGAATCTTGATATGGTGAGATATCGTGGGTTGGGATAGGTTGAAAGTTAATAGCAGATCTGAGTATTCTATCCATTCCTGTTTCGCTGCTTCAATAAGCATCAGTACCCGATTGCGGTCGCTTAACGCCTTTGATACCCTATTAAAATCTTTTATTTCCATACCAGGTGATCTTCAAGCTGATAGAACAATCGCAAACAGTGAAGATTTAACAAAAACGAGTTGACTATATGGCTGTATGACTAAAAGCGCTATTTATCATACCCTGATAAGCTTTGCCCCGGCGGTAGCGCTGCATGCTGTTCTTCCATTTTGTTGAAATGGAAAATATGTGTAGCACAGGTTTCCAACGTCATATAGCTCACAGGCGTTATAACCTTCCGGCAGGGGTAGCTTATAAACAGACGTCAACTCCTTGATATACTGGTTTGTTATCAGCACAT
It includes:
- a CDS encoding ArsR/SmtB family transcription factor, with the translated sequence MEIKDFNRVSKALSDRNRVLMLIEAAKQEWIEYSDLLLTFNLSQPTISHHIKILRDAGLLVIKKDGTRIRCSLGYQVIDELNYYLQELVNQRPRRS